One genomic segment of Schlesneria paludicola DSM 18645 includes these proteins:
- a CDS encoding PP2C family protein-serine/threonine phosphatase, producing the protein MMLWEQQVRYAALTDIGFRRQNNQDSCAVTLSQSLEAWEEGGHLFVVADGMGGHAVGELASKIAVDTVPHTFAKLRNHPPNEALRIAIEAANEAIHERGSQNQDFLRMGTTCSSLLLCSQGAIVGHVGDSRVYRIRSRQIDQLTFDHSLVWEMIHSRRVHPRDAERLCPRNVITRSLGPEPNVNVDIEGPHPVLPGDIFLLCSDGLSGLLSDAEIGMIAGTLAPHEACRLLVNLANLRGGPDNITVIVVHTGELPEGVDLVYELPPPPPRIEGLSWAGFGLMCLFAAFFLVGLYFFELDVQRRLQGGAILAMAALSGIGFWAWHRSKNPTKTIEYDPQATEIWRPYRSASAVINDEFVENLTRMEADLHHAALEDRWPVDWVQYEAAFREARDAVDKRLFGRALVQYGRLFDLLMAAIQQQRKLQMKSNRPKKTGSSPSIATADGNGSSSGQKSEPEVKPPSSGAAR; encoded by the coding sequence ATGATGCTCTGGGAGCAACAAGTCCGATACGCGGCGCTCACCGATATCGGCTTTCGCCGGCAGAATAACCAAGATTCGTGCGCCGTCACGCTCAGCCAATCCCTTGAGGCGTGGGAAGAGGGAGGGCACCTGTTCGTTGTTGCCGACGGAATGGGTGGTCACGCTGTCGGAGAACTGGCGAGCAAGATCGCGGTCGACACCGTTCCGCACACGTTCGCCAAGCTGCGAAATCACCCGCCGAACGAAGCCCTGCGGATCGCGATCGAAGCGGCAAATGAAGCGATTCACGAGCGGGGTTCGCAGAACCAGGATTTCCTGCGGATGGGGACCACGTGCTCCTCATTGCTGCTGTGCTCGCAGGGTGCGATCGTCGGACATGTGGGAGACAGCCGTGTTTATCGCATTCGCAGCCGGCAGATTGATCAACTGACGTTCGACCACAGTCTGGTCTGGGAGATGATTCACAGTCGCCGAGTGCATCCGCGCGATGCCGAGCGACTGTGCCCCCGCAACGTCATTACGCGTTCGCTGGGGCCCGAACCGAACGTCAATGTGGATATCGAGGGCCCCCACCCTGTTCTTCCCGGCGACATCTTTCTGCTGTGCTCGGATGGACTGAGCGGTCTGCTCAGCGATGCCGAGATCGGCATGATTGCCGGGACGCTCGCCCCTCACGAAGCGTGCCGATTACTGGTGAATTTAGCCAACCTGCGGGGGGGGCCGGATAACATCACCGTCATCGTGGTGCATACCGGCGAACTACCCGAAGGCGTTGACCTGGTCTACGAATTGCCTCCCCCGCCTCCACGGATTGAGGGGCTGAGCTGGGCCGGTTTTGGATTGATGTGCCTGTTCGCCGCGTTCTTTCTGGTCGGTCTGTACTTCTTTGAGTTGGACGTACAACGACGCCTTCAAGGTGGTGCGATCCTGGCGATGGCGGCATTGTCGGGCATCGGGTTCTGGGCGTGGCACCGCAGCAAGAATCCAACAAAGACGATTGAATACGACCCACAGGCAACCGAAATCTGGCGCCCGTATCGATCGGCTTCCGCCGTCATCAACGATGAATTCGTCGAGAATCTGACGCGGATGGAAGCCGATCTACATCACGCGGCTCTGGAAGACCGGTGGCCCGTGGACTGGGTTCAGTACGAAGCGGCGTTCCGCGAAGCGCGCGATGCCGTCGACAAACGGCTATTCGGTCGGGCGCTCGTGCAGTATGGGCGGTTGTTCGATCTGCTGATGGCCGCGATCCAGCAGCAGCGCAAGCTGCAGATGAAATCGAATCGCCCCAAAAAGACGGGCAGTTCTCCGTCGATTGCGACGGCGGATGGAAACGGTTCATCGTCTGGGCAGAAATCGGAACCGGAAGTGAAGCCGCCATCATCTGGCGCCGCCCGGTAG
- a CDS encoding CTP synthase, which yields MSKHIFVTGGVVSSLGKGLTSASIGTILERRGLRVRMQKLDPYINVDPGTMSPFQHGEVYVLDDGSETDLDLGHYERFTNSPLSRESNYTSGRIYSRVIQKEREGKYLGKTVQVVPHITDEIKAAVRGLSGPDVDVVITELGGTVGDIEGLPFFEAIRQIPLDIGRENCLFIHLTLVPYLKAAKELKTKPTQHSVQQLREIGIQPDILIVRTERELGRENADKIALFCNLEKRAVIEEKDKEFSIYEVPVGLVEYGLDKLILEKLHLQAGPSAMEDWEDLVTRIKNPKHEVNIAVVGKYIEHRDAYKSIYEALDHAGFAHSTRVIVKRIEAELLERQEAASALAGIDGILVPGGFGHRGIEGKIQAVRFAREQNVPYFGICLGMQVAVIEYARHQIGLDDANSTEFEGDTPHPVICLLEEQRTVDSKGGTMRLGAQPCLLKEGSLISAVYKRSEISERHRHRYEFNPEYRQRFEAGGLSLCGSSPSGKLVEAIEIPKHPWFVAVQFHPEFKSKPNRPHPLFYGFIEAALKRHQSRM from the coding sequence ATGAGCAAGCACATTTTTGTTACGGGCGGCGTGGTTAGTTCTTTGGGAAAAGGACTGACTTCGGCGTCGATTGGGACGATTCTTGAACGGCGTGGTCTGCGGGTCCGGATGCAAAAACTTGATCCGTACATCAACGTCGACCCCGGCACGATGAGCCCCTTTCAGCACGGAGAAGTCTATGTGCTGGATGACGGATCGGAGACGGATCTCGATCTGGGTCACTACGAGCGGTTTACGAACAGCCCCCTGTCCCGCGAATCCAACTACACATCAGGCCGCATTTATTCACGTGTGATTCAAAAAGAGCGTGAAGGAAAGTATCTCGGCAAGACCGTCCAGGTCGTGCCGCACATTACGGATGAAATCAAGGCGGCCGTGCGGGGCTTGTCCGGCCCCGACGTCGACGTGGTCATTACGGAACTCGGCGGGACCGTCGGGGACATCGAAGGGTTGCCGTTTTTCGAAGCGATTCGCCAGATTCCGCTGGATATCGGCCGCGAAAACTGCCTGTTTATCCATCTGACGCTGGTGCCATATCTGAAGGCGGCCAAAGAACTCAAAACGAAGCCCACTCAGCACAGCGTGCAGCAGTTGCGGGAAATCGGCATCCAGCCCGATATTCTGATCGTACGAACGGAACGTGAACTGGGACGCGAGAACGCCGACAAGATTGCGCTATTCTGCAATCTCGAAAAGCGGGCGGTCATCGAAGAAAAGGATAAGGAATTTTCGATTTACGAAGTTCCCGTCGGGCTCGTCGAATACGGTTTGGATAAACTGATCCTGGAAAAGCTGCACCTGCAAGCCGGCCCATCGGCCATGGAAGATTGGGAGGATCTGGTTACTCGGATCAAGAATCCCAAGCACGAAGTCAATATCGCGGTCGTCGGCAAGTACATCGAACATCGTGATGCGTACAAATCGATCTATGAAGCACTCGATCACGCTGGTTTTGCTCATTCAACGCGTGTGATCGTCAAGCGGATCGAAGCGGAGCTGCTGGAACGGCAGGAAGCCGCGTCGGCCCTGGCGGGTATCGACGGAATTCTGGTTCCAGGTGGATTCGGTCATCGTGGGATTGAAGGGAAGATCCAGGCGGTCCGATTCGCACGGGAGCAGAATGTTCCTTACTTCGGGATCTGTTTGGGAATGCAGGTCGCCGTGATTGAATACGCACGTCACCAGATTGGACTCGACGATGCAAACAGCACCGAGTTTGAAGGGGATACCCCGCATCCCGTGATCTGTCTGCTGGAAGAACAGCGAACAGTGGATTCCAAGGGTGGCACGATGCGATTGGGGGCTCAGCCCTGCCTCTTGAAGGAAGGTTCTTTGATCTCCGCCGTTTATAAGCGGAGCGAAATCTCGGAACGCCATCGGCATCGATATGAATTCAATCCCGAGTATCGTCAACGATTTGAAGCAGGGGGCTTGTCGCTGTGTGGCAGCAGCCCCAGTGGCAAGCTGGTCGAAGCGATCGAAATTCCGAAGCATCCCTGGTTCGTCGCGGTACAGTTTCATCCCGAGTTCAAATCGAAGCCGAATCGTCCGCACCCGCTGTTTTATGGGTTTATCGAAGCCGCCCTCAAGCGACATCAGTCCCGGATGTAG
- a CDS encoding SixA phosphatase family protein: protein MSTKTLLLLRHAKSNWDDPNLDDHDRPLNERGRKAAKRMGRLIHHEQLPVDLLICSTAIRAQETAERVLKQVTNKPTRIDRADLYLAPPAQIAAILAAIDDQFQCPLLIGHNPGFEEFLAALTQTELHFPTAALAQIEFELNLWHEFSLQTVGQIKKLWRPRDLD, encoded by the coding sequence ATGAGCACCAAAACGCTGTTGCTTCTCCGCCATGCCAAGTCAAACTGGGACGATCCCAACCTGGACGACCACGATCGACCGCTCAACGAACGCGGACGCAAAGCCGCAAAGCGAATGGGGCGACTGATCCACCACGAACAGCTTCCGGTCGACCTGCTCATTTGTTCGACCGCGATCCGTGCTCAGGAAACCGCCGAGCGCGTCCTCAAACAAGTCACAAACAAACCGACCAGAATCGATCGCGCGGATCTCTACCTCGCACCCCCTGCGCAGATCGCCGCCATTCTGGCGGCGATTGACGACCAATTTCAGTGCCCGCTGTTGATCGGCCACAATCCGGGCTTCGAAGAATTTCTCGCCGCGCTCACTCAGACAGAACTTCATTTCCCGACGGCAGCCCTCGCCCAGATCGAGTTCGAACTCAACCTCTGGCACGAATTCTCTCTACAGACAGTCGGGCAGATCAAAAAACTCTGGCGCCCGCGAGACCTCGATTGA
- a CDS encoding ribose-phosphate diphosphokinase, which yields MDYLRPDLGGPRLVPFQAPQGDLAIIAGSGNPLLAQTIANTLGVSLIPARAHIFSEGNVFVRIKENVRGKDVFIIQGCHYPVNDNFMELLFWIDAARRASAQTVTAVIPFFSYAQGDKKDEPRVSIRARVCADAIEAAGVDRVLTMDLHSPQIQGFFRVPVDHLYGRIVLANHFKTLNVPDLVVCSPDVGFAKGAAAYASLLNAPVVIGNKHRADHSETVQILEVIGNVQDKNVFLVDDLTITGRSLVEMAKTLKLRGAKDIYVGVTHGVLSSGAVARIADSDIKRMFITDTIENSFDPLPHNCEVVSVAPLMAAAIRSIHDRTSVSMLFPEKTDEPRA from the coding sequence ATGGATTACTTGCGGCCTGATTTGGGCGGCCCCCGACTCGTTCCTTTCCAAGCGCCACAAGGTGACCTGGCGATCATTGCGGGCAGCGGAAATCCGCTGCTGGCGCAAACGATTGCGAACACCCTGGGGGTTTCATTGATCCCTGCTCGGGCTCATATCTTCAGCGAAGGGAACGTGTTCGTCCGGATCAAGGAAAATGTTCGAGGCAAGGACGTGTTCATCATTCAGGGGTGTCACTACCCCGTAAACGACAATTTCATGGAGTTGTTGTTCTGGATCGATGCCGCGCGGCGAGCCAGTGCCCAGACCGTGACGGCCGTGATTCCGTTCTTCAGTTATGCCCAGGGTGACAAGAAGGACGAGCCACGCGTTTCGATTCGTGCGCGTGTGTGTGCTGACGCAATCGAAGCTGCGGGGGTCGACCGCGTCCTGACGATGGACTTGCACAGCCCGCAGATTCAGGGCTTTTTCCGCGTTCCGGTCGATCACTTGTATGGCCGGATCGTGCTCGCGAACCACTTCAAGACTTTGAATGTTCCGGATCTGGTCGTCTGCAGCCCGGACGTGGGTTTTGCCAAAGGGGCGGCGGCCTATGCCAGTTTGCTCAATGCGCCCGTGGTGATTGGAAACAAGCACCGAGCGGATCACAGCGAGACGGTGCAGATTCTGGAAGTGATCGGAAACGTGCAGGACAAGAACGTGTTTCTGGTGGACGATCTGACCATTACGGGCCGATCGCTTGTGGAAATGGCCAAGACGCTCAAACTGCGTGGTGCCAAAGACATTTATGTCGGTGTCACGCATGGAGTGCTGTCGAGCGGTGCGGTGGCACGAATCGCCGACAGTGACATCAAGCGAATGTTTATCACCGACACGATCGAGAACTCATTCGATCCTTTGCCGCACAACTGCGAAGTGGTCTCGGTGGCCCCGCTGATGGCCGCCGCGATTCGCTCGATCCACGACCGTACGAGCGTCAGTATGCTGTTCCCCGAAAAAACTGACGAACCCCGTGCCTAA
- a CDS encoding DUF1559 domain-containing protein: protein MTRRRAFTLIELLVAMSIIALLIALLLPAVQQSRESARRLQCKNNLKQIGIALHNDHDRYGLLCPGSIWSQRGEPYGGGIIPLGTFDRVALGISPGTEPDRLYANWLMLLLPDLDQSALYSSFDLQRPVDDDLNKSARRAKVSVFKCPSDSFNDVEYDRSLLAGTSGHLYARGNYAMNIGCNRECFTFQPNCSNGFTAGTSDLISTNATISGSGVGGINVSFSFRNATRGLSNVIAVDEIRSGIDPVDPRGTWALGMPSASLTSVNMPGPNSSIPDGIVSCTDLTIRHSTATLTQMGMPCSDSTPPSNYASTARSMHVGMVHSLRLDGSVNSVSDSVDRQVWAGLHSKDGPSLAF, encoded by the coding sequence ATGACCAGACGACGCGCATTCACCTTGATTGAGCTCTTGGTTGCGATGTCGATCATCGCGTTGTTAATTGCATTGCTACTCCCTGCAGTACAACAGTCGCGCGAATCCGCACGTCGCTTGCAGTGCAAGAATAACTTGAAACAGATTGGTATTGCCCTGCACAACGACCACGACAGATATGGACTCTTGTGTCCTGGATCGATCTGGTCCCAGCGTGGCGAACCATACGGAGGTGGGATTATTCCGTTAGGGACGTTCGACCGAGTCGCACTCGGGATCTCGCCTGGGACTGAGCCGGACCGACTTTACGCGAACTGGTTGATGCTGTTGCTTCCCGATCTTGATCAATCTGCGTTGTATTCAAGCTTCGATTTGCAGCGCCCCGTTGATGATGATTTGAACAAGTCGGCACGACGCGCGAAGGTCAGTGTCTTCAAGTGTCCTTCCGATTCCTTCAACGACGTCGAGTATGATCGCTCTTTGCTCGCGGGAACCTCCGGTCATCTGTATGCGCGGGGAAACTATGCGATGAATATTGGATGCAATCGTGAATGTTTCACGTTCCAGCCCAACTGCTCCAATGGATTTACCGCTGGTACAAGTGACCTGATCAGTACCAACGCCACCATTTCGGGATCGGGCGTCGGCGGGATCAATGTCTCGTTTAGTTTCAGGAATGCCACGAGGGGGTTGTCGAATGTGATCGCCGTGGACGAAATCCGATCTGGAATCGACCCTGTCGATCCAAGAGGGACCTGGGCGCTCGGAATGCCGTCTGCAAGTTTAACCAGTGTCAACATGCCGGGTCCCAATTCTTCAATTCCCGATGGCATCGTGTCCTGTACGGATCTGACCATTCGGCATTCCACGGCGACACTGACACAAATGGGGATGCCGTGTTCCGATTCGACGCCCCCGAGCAACTATGCCTCGACGGCGCGAAGCATGCACGTCGGGATGGTTCATTCATTACGGCTTGATGGTTCGGTGAACAGTGTCAGCGATTCTGTCGACCGACAGGTCTGGGCTGGCCTTCATTCCAAGGACGGTCCTTCCCTGGCGTTTTAA
- a CDS encoding DUF1592 domain-containing protein has protein sequence MRSIGRLVLLVVGVTSFSRTLVAADAVEFQTFEKTFVSDVRPIILRTCEKCHSNEVMEADIDLSMFKSLADIRKHPDVWQKVNEMLESGQMPPKDAPQPTEGERTTLQQWVRSYLKAEARSRAGDPGRVVLRRLNNVEYTNTIRSLTGVPTLAPAKEFPVDSAAGEGFTNLGNALVMSPALVTKYLDAAKEIANHAVLLPDGFRFSPSVMQRDWIEELLADIRGLYALYTDDRGGTQVNLQGIIFDTNGGGRLPLDRYLEVTLREREAISTGKKSIETLAQEHKLSPKYLGLLWKALTGKEPSFLLDGLRTRWRTAKPEDAVALATDIARWQQALWRFTSVGHIGKLNGPKAWMEPVSPMTSRFEIRQKLAEPAPGADVSVYLLTTDAGDGNENDFVVWEQPRLVAPGRPDLLLRDVRTYTSELLERRKQTLNSAASYLNVAAEAAASETKIDPVELAKKRGLKAEVLTAWLDYLGVAIGGPAKIENHFTSKMSNVGGYDFVRGWGSDATPLIVANSSDQHVRIPGNMKPHGVVVHPSPTLNAVVGWQSPVDATLRVDAKVQHAHPECGNGVTWSVEVRRGAHRQRLATGIAHGATPVVVPPIENLIVHPGDIVSLLIGPRDGNHSCDSTAVDLTLTAAGAEGRVWDLSRDVSPDIHAANPHADRFGNKDVWHFYTESVTGASLGPVIPANSLLTQWQATKSVEEQQKLAIAVQTLLSGPSPAEKESPDAQLYRQLTSLGGPLFRSVIPVTATTKSKETAQPISNWGLDPVLFGKHPNGQAVDPASLCVKAPSVIEVKLPADLVSGWELVATGALHRETGAEGTVQLQVLTTKPEGDQGLVAATVKETNANSTWTDNKRSLSYSTPILVSEGSAASRRVESAFETYRNLFPAALCYSRIVPVDEVVTLTIFYREDNQLSRLMLSDEQAARLNQRWNELHFVSRDALTLVDGFNQLMEFATQDADPKVFEPLRKPIHDRADQFKQALLDAEPRQLESVIRFAERAYRRPLRSEEGQELRHLYSRLREQELPHDEAIRFTIARVLISPAFLYRVEPLSVAATGSAPASATAISDWALASRLSYFLWSTMPDDELRQLASAGRLHDPNVLVTQSKRMLKDDRVRMLATEFACQWLGVRDFDNHGEKSEQVFPTFTALRGDMYEESIRFFQDLFERDGSVLEILDADHTFLNESLAAHYGIPGVTGPEWRRVDNVKQYGRGGILTLATTLAQQSGASRTSPILRGNWVLETLLGEKLPRPPKNVPPLPETETDTNLTVRQLVEAHRSIESCAHCHERIDAFGFSLESYDAIGRRRDKDLGGRAIEVNVQLKDGTKFAGETGLKDYLLHARRNAFLRHFCRKLLGYSLARGVQLSDETVLDEMMTQLQSHDYRFSAAVETIVRSQQFQYQRGNVAE, from the coding sequence ATGCGGTCGATCGGTCGTCTGGTGCTGCTAGTCGTTGGCGTAACGTCGTTCTCGCGAACGTTGGTTGCGGCGGATGCGGTTGAGTTTCAAACGTTCGAAAAGACGTTTGTGAGTGATGTACGTCCCATTATTTTGCGGACATGCGAGAAATGTCACTCGAACGAAGTCATGGAAGCGGACATCGATCTGTCGATGTTCAAGTCGCTCGCTGACATTCGCAAGCATCCAGACGTCTGGCAAAAAGTGAACGAGATGCTGGAAAGCGGCCAGATGCCGCCCAAGGACGCACCTCAACCGACCGAAGGTGAACGGACCACGTTACAGCAATGGGTGCGGTCGTACTTGAAAGCAGAAGCGCGCTCACGAGCCGGTGATCCTGGACGGGTTGTCCTGCGACGCCTGAACAACGTCGAATACACCAACACGATTCGGTCGCTGACGGGCGTGCCGACGCTTGCTCCGGCGAAAGAGTTTCCGGTGGATAGCGCCGCAGGCGAAGGGTTTACTAACCTTGGAAACGCACTCGTCATGTCGCCGGCACTGGTCACAAAGTATCTGGACGCGGCCAAAGAGATTGCCAATCACGCCGTACTTCTGCCCGACGGTTTTCGTTTTTCGCCGTCGGTGATGCAGCGCGACTGGATCGAGGAATTGCTCGCCGATATCCGCGGACTGTACGCACTGTACACTGATGATCGAGGCGGGACGCAAGTGAACCTGCAGGGGATCATTTTCGACACGAATGGCGGCGGTCGATTGCCACTCGATCGGTATCTGGAAGTGACACTGCGCGAGCGCGAAGCGATTTCGACCGGGAAAAAGTCGATCGAGACACTCGCCCAGGAACACAAATTGAGCCCCAAGTACCTGGGGCTTCTGTGGAAGGCACTGACTGGCAAGGAACCGTCATTTCTGCTGGACGGCTTGCGTACACGCTGGCGCACGGCGAAGCCAGAAGATGCGGTTGCACTCGCGACGGATATCGCTCGATGGCAGCAGGCGCTTTGGCGGTTTACGAGCGTCGGGCATATCGGAAAGCTCAACGGACCGAAAGCCTGGATGGAACCCGTCAGCCCGATGACGAGTCGGTTCGAGATTCGCCAAAAGCTGGCGGAACCTGCACCGGGTGCGGATGTCTCGGTCTACTTGCTGACCACTGATGCCGGTGATGGAAACGAGAATGATTTCGTTGTCTGGGAACAGCCGCGGTTGGTCGCCCCCGGCCGTCCGGACCTTTTGCTGCGTGACGTGCGGACTTACACAAGTGAACTGCTGGAACGTCGCAAACAAACATTGAACAGTGCGGCAAGCTATTTGAATGTCGCGGCCGAAGCGGCGGCGTCCGAGACGAAGATTGATCCAGTGGAACTGGCCAAGAAGCGGGGATTGAAAGCAGAGGTTCTGACCGCGTGGCTCGACTATCTGGGAGTTGCGATTGGCGGACCGGCGAAGATCGAAAATCACTTTACCAGTAAGATGTCGAATGTCGGTGGGTATGATTTCGTCCGTGGCTGGGGCAGCGATGCGACACCACTGATCGTTGCCAATTCATCCGATCAGCATGTCCGGATCCCCGGAAACATGAAGCCGCACGGGGTCGTCGTACATCCTTCGCCAACGCTCAACGCGGTCGTGGGATGGCAGAGTCCGGTCGACGCGACATTGCGTGTCGATGCAAAAGTCCAGCACGCACATCCCGAGTGCGGCAATGGTGTCACCTGGTCGGTCGAAGTTCGCCGTGGCGCTCATCGACAGCGACTGGCGACGGGCATTGCGCACGGTGCCACGCCCGTGGTTGTACCGCCGATTGAAAATCTGATCGTTCATCCCGGCGACATCGTTTCGCTGCTGATCGGGCCGCGGGATGGAAACCACTCGTGCGATTCGACCGCGGTCGATTTGACGTTGACCGCAGCGGGGGCCGAGGGACGTGTGTGGGATTTGTCGCGTGACGTTTCGCCCGACATTCACGCCGCCAATCCGCACGCGGATCGATTTGGCAACAAAGACGTCTGGCACTTCTATACAGAATCCGTGACAGGGGCTTCACTGGGACCGGTCATTCCGGCGAATTCGTTGCTCACACAATGGCAGGCGACCAAGTCGGTCGAAGAACAGCAAAAGCTGGCAATCGCCGTACAAACGCTGCTCTCGGGTCCGTCGCCTGCAGAGAAGGAGAGCCCCGATGCACAGCTTTACCGCCAACTGACATCGCTCGGCGGGCCACTGTTCCGCTCGGTCATTCCTGTGACCGCCACCACCAAATCGAAGGAGACGGCGCAGCCGATTTCGAATTGGGGTTTGGACCCTGTGCTGTTTGGAAAGCATCCCAACGGGCAAGCGGTTGATCCCGCCAGCCTGTGCGTCAAGGCTCCCTCGGTGATCGAAGTGAAGCTGCCAGCGGATCTGGTCAGCGGTTGGGAACTGGTCGCAACGGGAGCGTTGCATCGCGAAACGGGCGCGGAAGGAACGGTGCAGTTGCAGGTTCTGACCACAAAGCCCGAAGGAGATCAGGGGCTGGTTGCCGCGACGGTGAAGGAAACCAACGCGAACAGCACTTGGACGGATAACAAGCGGTCGTTGTCGTATTCAACTCCGATCCTGGTCAGCGAAGGCAGTGCAGCCAGTCGACGCGTGGAATCGGCCTTTGAAACGTACCGCAACTTGTTCCCTGCGGCACTGTGCTACTCGAGAATCGTCCCGGTCGATGAAGTGGTCACACTGACCATCTTCTATCGTGAGGACAATCAACTCAGCCGCCTGATGCTCAGTGATGAACAGGCTGCACGACTCAACCAGCGATGGAATGAGTTGCACTTTGTCAGTCGCGACGCGCTGACACTGGTCGACGGCTTCAACCAATTGATGGAGTTTGCGACTCAGGACGCCGATCCTAAGGTCTTCGAACCACTTCGGAAACCGATCCACGACAGAGCCGATCAGTTCAAGCAGGCACTGCTTGACGCCGAACCGCGGCAACTGGAATCGGTGATTCGATTCGCCGAACGAGCGTATCGCCGTCCACTTCGATCCGAAGAGGGGCAGGAGCTTCGTCACTTGTACTCGCGCTTGCGTGAGCAAGAGCTGCCGCATGACGAAGCGATTCGCTTTACGATCGCTCGTGTCCTGATCTCCCCTGCGTTCTTGTACCGAGTCGAACCACTGTCCGTGGCCGCGACAGGATCGGCGCCAGCATCGGCCACGGCGATCAGCGACTGGGCGCTGGCCAGCCGTTTGAGTTACTTCCTGTGGTCAACGATGCCAGACGACGAACTGCGTCAACTGGCGAGTGCCGGCCGGTTGCATGACCCAAACGTGCTGGTGACTCAATCCAAGAGGATGCTGAAGGATGATCGAGTCCGGATGCTCGCGACCGAGTTCGCCTGCCAGTGGCTGGGAGTACGTGATTTCGACAATCACGGTGAAAAGAGCGAGCAGGTGTTTCCGACGTTCACCGCGCTGCGGGGCGACATGTACGAAGAATCGATTCGGTTCTTCCAGGATCTATTTGAGCGTGACGGTTCGGTGCTGGAGATTCTGGACGCCGATCACACCTTCCTGAACGAATCATTGGCGGCTCATTATGGTATTCCCGGAGTGACGGGGCCGGAATGGCGACGTGTCGACAATGTCAAGCAGTATGGTCGGGGCGGAATCCTGACGTTGGCAACGACCTTGGCACAACAATCTGGTGCGTCGCGTACGAGTCCGATTCTGCGGGGCAACTGGGTGCTGGAGACGTTGCTGGGTGAAAAGCTTCCTCGGCCACCGAAAAACGTGCCACCGCTGCCGGAGACGGAAACGGATACGAATCTGACCGTGCGCCAACTGGTCGAGGCACACCGCAGTATTGAAAGTTGTGCGCATTGCCACGAACGAATCGACGCATTCGGGTTTTCGCTGGAAAGCTATGATGCCATTGGCCGACGTCGCGATAAGGATCTGGGCGGTCGCGCGATCGAAGTGAATGTGCAGCTGAAAGACGGCACCAAGTTCGCGGGCGAAACGGGGTTGAAAGACTATTTACTGCATGCCCGGCGCAATGCGTTCTTGCGCCATTTCTGCCGAAAGCTGCTCGGTTATTCGCTGGCTCGTGGCGTCCAATTGTCCGACGAGACGGTCTTGGACGAAATGATGACGCAACTTCAATCGCATGATTACCGTTTTTCGGCCGCGGTCGAAACAATCGTTCGCAGCCAGCAATTCCAGTATCAACGCGGGAATGTTGCCGAGTAG